In the Harmonia axyridis chromosome 3, icHarAxyr1.1, whole genome shotgun sequence genome, one interval contains:
- the LOC123676348 gene encoding farnesol dehydrogenase-like isoform X2, with the protein MEEAPGKLYGLKCDITKEEDIIKSFKWITDNVGPVHILVNNAGLIKPTNLTEGATEEWRKVFDVNVMALCICTREALKIMRKNKIDGHIIHINNIGAHVIPCIPREESLMNVYPASKFAVTALTESLRQELKILKSRTKVTSISPGIVVTSEFQKNLGSAASLYYKDGPKIQPIDVAEAVIYSLSTNPNVQVQDLIIRPLGDATS; encoded by the exons ATGGAAGAAGCACCTGGAAAACTATACGGATTAAAATGTGACATCACCAAAGAAGAAGACATTATTAAATCCTTCAAATGGATCACAGACAACGTCGGCCCTGTTCATATTCTAGTTAACAACGCTGGTCTTATCAAACCCACTAATTTAACAG aagGCGCTACTGAGGAATGGCGTAAAGTCTTCGACGTTAATGTCATGGCTCTCTGTATTTGCACGAGAGAAGCcttgaaaataatgaggaaaAACAAAATCGATGGTCATATTATCCACATAAATAACATAGGAGCTCATGTCATACCTTGTATTCCTAGAGAAGAGTCCTTGATGAATGTATATCCTGCATCCAAGTTTGCCGTAACAGCTCTAACCGAATCTTTGAGacaagaattgaaaattctCAAGAGTAGGACCAAAGTAACG AGTATAAGTCCAGGAATTGTCGTAACATCCGAGTTTCAAAAGAACTTAGGCAGTGCTGCAAGTCTCTATTATAAAGATGGACCTAAAATACAGCCCATTGATGTCGCTGAAGCTGTTATTTATTCCCTTTCAACTAATCCTAACGTTCAG GTGCAAGACCTTATAATTCGACCTCTTGGTGACGCAACTTCGTAA
- the LOC123676348 gene encoding farnesol dehydrogenase-like isoform X1, translating into MEKWQGKVAIVTGASAGIGAAIAKALVQKGVVVAGLARRIDRIEELSRTLSMEEAPGKLYGLKCDITKEEDIIKSFKWITDNVGPVHILVNNAGLIKPTNLTEGATEEWRKVFDVNVMALCICTREALKIMRKNKIDGHIIHINNIGAHVIPCIPREESLMNVYPASKFAVTALTESLRQELKILKSRTKVTSISPGIVVTSEFQKNLGSAASLYYKDGPKIQPIDVAEAVIYSLSTNPNVQVQDLIIRPLGDATS; encoded by the exons ATGGAAAAGTGGCAAGGAAAAGTTGCTATTGTTACTGGTGCCAGTGCTGGTATTGGTGCTGCTATTGCAAAGGCTTTGGTCCAGAAGGGAGTTGTG GTTGCAGGTCTCGCAAGACGCATAGACCGCATCGAAGAGCTATCGAGGACGCTTTCCATGGAAGAAGCACCTGGAAAACTATACGGATTAAAATGTGACATCACCAAAGAAGAAGACATTATTAAATCCTTCAAATGGATCACAGACAACGTCGGCCCTGTTCATATTCTAGTTAACAACGCTGGTCTTATCAAACCCACTAATTTAACAG aagGCGCTACTGAGGAATGGCGTAAAGTCTTCGACGTTAATGTCATGGCTCTCTGTATTTGCACGAGAGAAGCcttgaaaataatgaggaaaAACAAAATCGATGGTCATATTATCCACATAAATAACATAGGAGCTCATGTCATACCTTGTATTCCTAGAGAAGAGTCCTTGATGAATGTATATCCTGCATCCAAGTTTGCCGTAACAGCTCTAACCGAATCTTTGAGacaagaattgaaaattctCAAGAGTAGGACCAAAGTAACG AGTATAAGTCCAGGAATTGTCGTAACATCCGAGTTTCAAAAGAACTTAGGCAGTGCTGCAAGTCTCTATTATAAAGATGGACCTAAAATACAGCCCATTGATGTCGCTGAAGCTGTTATTTATTCCCTTTCAACTAATCCTAACGTTCAG GTGCAAGACCTTATAATTCGACCTCTTGGTGACGCAACTTCGTAA
- the LOC123676346 gene encoding solute carrier family 26 member 6-like isoform X2 yields the protein MSKKQENNDAVAANSYTEPSLSIYVDRPVYQQEDLNRDTLYAKPSRLEAKERIQKCCSVKPVKCLRKTIPILKWLPNYEWKKWLFGDIVAGFTITVMQIPQGMGYGMLGGIPPICGIYMAFFPVLMYAIFGTSRHLSTGTFAIICLMTGKIVSQYGTHEILQNGTIIEHEDLSESNGGHIRTNIQVAITVTFVVACIQVFMFCIRLGIITTMFSDTLIKGLTCATSCHVVVSQLKEILGLKLQKRRGYFSLPLTLFDVASNITTVNVPSVIISAVTLLVILGNNYGLKKLMAKKTKIPFPIEIFVVIVGTTFSYFCRDTFKVLNNIQIIGNIPTGFPMIQFPDLSLIPDIFLECLTIAIVSYAITMSMALLFARKCFYEVDSNQELLALGVGNAFGSLFSCMPTCASVSRSLIQQSVGGNTQLTSLISCTLLLSVLLILGPAFESLPKCCLGTLIAAAIWPAVMQFTLLLKYWKLSKWDALVFLTAYLLTLFLDIGLALAAGVIISLFGIILQSYKPYSCLLGNVPNTDLYLDLERYKAVQEIPSIKIFHFSGILNFSSRQVFTESFGQKLGFIPSKILRKRKYAEDHNLSFEFESLMMKYIIIDFASITYVDPAGIDLMRNLARDLDQLGISLYIAGCSGPVFEKIAQWDAIEKIHSNFKLFPTIHDAVVYAQGIEKSFNLKN from the exons ATGTcgaaaaaacaagaaaacaatGATGC CGTTGCAGCCAACTCTTATACGGAACCCAGCCTCTCCATTTATGTGGACCGCCCAGTGTATCAACAAGAAGACCTGAACAGAGACACCCTATATGCCAAGCCTTCTAGATTGGAAG CCAAAGAAAGAATACAAAAATGCTGTAGTGTGAAACCAGTAAAATGCCTGAGGAAAACTATTCCAATCTTAAAATGGCTTCCAAACTACGAATGGAAAAAGTGGCTTTTTGGAGATATAGTAGCTGGCTTTACTATAACTGTGATGCAGATTCCACAG ggaatGGGTTATGGTATGCTAGGTGGCATACCGCCCATCTGCGGCATATATATGGCTTTTTTTCCAGTCTTGATGTACGCTATTTTTGGTACTTCTAGACATTTGTCAACCG GAACCTTTGCCATCATATGTTTAATGACTGGAAAAATAGTATCTCAATATGGAACACATGAAATCCTCCAAAACGGAACGATAATTGAACATGAAGACCTGAGTGAATCAAATGGAGGCCATATAAGAACAAATATACAGGTAGCAATAACAGTGACATTTGTGGTTGCTTGTATACAG GTGTTTATGTTCTGCATACGTCTAGGAATCATAACAACTATGTTCTCTGATACTCTGATAAAAGGACTGACCTGTGCAACAAGTTGCCATGTGGTTGTTTCTcaactgaaagaaattttaggTCTCAAGCTTCAAAAGAGAAGAGGCTACTTCAGTCTTCCGTTG ACTTTATTCGATGTAGCCTCCAATATAACAACTGTAAATGTACCTTCTGTGATAATATCGgctgtgactttattagtaataCTAGGCAATAACTATGGTTTGAag AAACTCATGGCGAAGAAAACAAAAATCCCATTtccaattgaaatatttgtagtTATTGTAGGAACCACCTTCAGCTACTTTTGTCGAGATACATTCAAAGTACTTAACAACATTCAAATTATAGGGAATATTCCTACAGG GTTTCCAATGATACAGTTTCCGGACTTATCACTAATACCTGACATATTCCTGGAGTGCCTTACAATAGCTATAGTATCATATGCCATAACTATGTCCATGGCACTTTTGTTTGCTAGAAAATGTTTTTATGAAGTTGATTCAAATCAAGAATTGCTAGCCCTA GGTGTGGGTAATGCCTTTGGATCATTATTTTCTTGTATGCCGACTTGTGCTTCGGTGAGCAGATCTTTGATTCAGCAATCTGTTGGTGGTAACACTCAGCTGACGTCTTTGATATCCTGTACATTACTACTATCCGTTTTACTTATCTTAGGACCAGCCTTTGAATCACTTCCTAAG TGTTGTCTTGGAACTCTAATTGCTGCGGCAATTTGGCCAGCAGTAATGCAGTTTACACttttactgaaatattggaaGCTGAGTAAATGGGATGCTTTGGTATTTCTTACTGCTTACCTATTGACATTATTCTTAGATATTGGGTTGGCACTGGCAGCTGGTGTCATTATATCGTTATTCGGTATCATTTTACAGAGCTACAAGCCATACAGCTGTCTTTTAGGCAATGTTCCTAACACAGATCTGTACTTAGATTTAGAACGATATAAAGCA gtacaAGAAATACCAAGTATAAAAATCTTCCATTTTTCTGGtatattaaatttttcttcaagACAGGTTTTCACAGAATCCTTTGGCCAAAAATTGGGTTTCATTCCATCAAAGATCTTACGAAAAAGAAAATATGCAGAAGATCATAATCTATCTTTTGAGTTTGAAAGCTTAATGATGAAGTATATCATTATAGATTTTGCCTCTATTACTTATGTGGATCCAGCTGGTATAGATCTGATGAGGAATTTAGCTAGAGACTTGGACCAGTTGGGCATAAGTCTTTATATTGCAGGCTGTTCag GACCTGTTTTTGAGAAGATAGCCCAGTGGGATGCTATTGAGAAGATTCATAGTAATTTTAAACTGTTTCCAACAATACATGACGCTGTTGTTTATGCACAaggaattgaaaaaagtttcaacttgaaaaattaa
- the LOC123676346 gene encoding solute carrier family 26 member 6-like isoform X1 has translation MDNEKICLLNGRSVVHYSSVAANSYTEPSLSIYVDRPVYQQEDLNRDTLYAKPSRLEAKERIQKCCSVKPVKCLRKTIPILKWLPNYEWKKWLFGDIVAGFTITVMQIPQGMGYGMLGGIPPICGIYMAFFPVLMYAIFGTSRHLSTGTFAIICLMTGKIVSQYGTHEILQNGTIIEHEDLSESNGGHIRTNIQVAITVTFVVACIQVFMFCIRLGIITTMFSDTLIKGLTCATSCHVVVSQLKEILGLKLQKRRGYFSLPLTLFDVASNITTVNVPSVIISAVTLLVILGNNYGLKKLMAKKTKIPFPIEIFVVIVGTTFSYFCRDTFKVLNNIQIIGNIPTGFPMIQFPDLSLIPDIFLECLTIAIVSYAITMSMALLFARKCFYEVDSNQELLALGVGNAFGSLFSCMPTCASVSRSLIQQSVGGNTQLTSLISCTLLLSVLLILGPAFESLPKCCLGTLIAAAIWPAVMQFTLLLKYWKLSKWDALVFLTAYLLTLFLDIGLALAAGVIISLFGIILQSYKPYSCLLGNVPNTDLYLDLERYKAVQEIPSIKIFHFSGILNFSSRQVFTESFGQKLGFIPSKILRKRKYAEDHNLSFEFESLMMKYIIIDFASITYVDPAGIDLMRNLARDLDQLGISLYIAGCSGPVFEKIAQWDAIEKIHSNFKLFPTIHDAVVYAQGIEKSFNLKN, from the exons ATGGATAACGAGAAAATATGTCTCCTGAACGGCAGATCTGTCGTGCATTATAGCAG CGTTGCAGCCAACTCTTATACGGAACCCAGCCTCTCCATTTATGTGGACCGCCCAGTGTATCAACAAGAAGACCTGAACAGAGACACCCTATATGCCAAGCCTTCTAGATTGGAAG CCAAAGAAAGAATACAAAAATGCTGTAGTGTGAAACCAGTAAAATGCCTGAGGAAAACTATTCCAATCTTAAAATGGCTTCCAAACTACGAATGGAAAAAGTGGCTTTTTGGAGATATAGTAGCTGGCTTTACTATAACTGTGATGCAGATTCCACAG ggaatGGGTTATGGTATGCTAGGTGGCATACCGCCCATCTGCGGCATATATATGGCTTTTTTTCCAGTCTTGATGTACGCTATTTTTGGTACTTCTAGACATTTGTCAACCG GAACCTTTGCCATCATATGTTTAATGACTGGAAAAATAGTATCTCAATATGGAACACATGAAATCCTCCAAAACGGAACGATAATTGAACATGAAGACCTGAGTGAATCAAATGGAGGCCATATAAGAACAAATATACAGGTAGCAATAACAGTGACATTTGTGGTTGCTTGTATACAG GTGTTTATGTTCTGCATACGTCTAGGAATCATAACAACTATGTTCTCTGATACTCTGATAAAAGGACTGACCTGTGCAACAAGTTGCCATGTGGTTGTTTCTcaactgaaagaaattttaggTCTCAAGCTTCAAAAGAGAAGAGGCTACTTCAGTCTTCCGTTG ACTTTATTCGATGTAGCCTCCAATATAACAACTGTAAATGTACCTTCTGTGATAATATCGgctgtgactttattagtaataCTAGGCAATAACTATGGTTTGAag AAACTCATGGCGAAGAAAACAAAAATCCCATTtccaattgaaatatttgtagtTATTGTAGGAACCACCTTCAGCTACTTTTGTCGAGATACATTCAAAGTACTTAACAACATTCAAATTATAGGGAATATTCCTACAGG GTTTCCAATGATACAGTTTCCGGACTTATCACTAATACCTGACATATTCCTGGAGTGCCTTACAATAGCTATAGTATCATATGCCATAACTATGTCCATGGCACTTTTGTTTGCTAGAAAATGTTTTTATGAAGTTGATTCAAATCAAGAATTGCTAGCCCTA GGTGTGGGTAATGCCTTTGGATCATTATTTTCTTGTATGCCGACTTGTGCTTCGGTGAGCAGATCTTTGATTCAGCAATCTGTTGGTGGTAACACTCAGCTGACGTCTTTGATATCCTGTACATTACTACTATCCGTTTTACTTATCTTAGGACCAGCCTTTGAATCACTTCCTAAG TGTTGTCTTGGAACTCTAATTGCTGCGGCAATTTGGCCAGCAGTAATGCAGTTTACACttttactgaaatattggaaGCTGAGTAAATGGGATGCTTTGGTATTTCTTACTGCTTACCTATTGACATTATTCTTAGATATTGGGTTGGCACTGGCAGCTGGTGTCATTATATCGTTATTCGGTATCATTTTACAGAGCTACAAGCCATACAGCTGTCTTTTAGGCAATGTTCCTAACACAGATCTGTACTTAGATTTAGAACGATATAAAGCA gtacaAGAAATACCAAGTATAAAAATCTTCCATTTTTCTGGtatattaaatttttcttcaagACAGGTTTTCACAGAATCCTTTGGCCAAAAATTGGGTTTCATTCCATCAAAGATCTTACGAAAAAGAAAATATGCAGAAGATCATAATCTATCTTTTGAGTTTGAAAGCTTAATGATGAAGTATATCATTATAGATTTTGCCTCTATTACTTATGTGGATCCAGCTGGTATAGATCTGATGAGGAATTTAGCTAGAGACTTGGACCAGTTGGGCATAAGTCTTTATATTGCAGGCTGTTCag GACCTGTTTTTGAGAAGATAGCCCAGTGGGATGCTATTGAGAAGATTCATAGTAATTTTAAACTGTTTCCAACAATACATGACGCTGTTGTTTATGCACAaggaattgaaaaaagtttcaacttgaaaaattaa